Proteins from a genomic interval of Dermacentor variabilis isolate Ectoservices chromosome 8, ASM5094787v1, whole genome shotgun sequence:
- the LOC142591259 gene encoding uncharacterized protein LOC142591259, whose product MPKNQNTLACYLDKKTRTTQDVHFSAPSQLPKVTQTQATSETRLYHCSAAEIAFTSGFATAVSQHVGDNAYEIIGPDHESPQGANISVAEVSPIPLGSYHDR is encoded by the exons atgccaaaaaatcaaaatacattggcatgttatttggacaagaaaacta ggacaactcaggacgtgcatttctcagcacccagtcagctgccaaaagtgactcaaacacaggccacca gtgaaactcggctgtaccactgcagtgctgcggaaattgccttcaccagcggctttgcaacagctgtttcgcagcatgtcg gagacaatgcctacgaaattattggccctgatcatgagagccctcaaggggcaaacatctctgttgcagaagtgagcccgataccacttggaagttaccatgacagatga